The proteins below are encoded in one region of Rhododendron vialii isolate Sample 1 chromosome 7a, ASM3025357v1:
- the LOC131333310 gene encoding probable serine/threonine-protein kinase At1g01540, whose amino-acid sequence MSIYGLSFVDKQLSRKTSILGLRLWILISIIAGSVILLTLLLSCLCFSSCRRRRRRNSTNLLHRRKSTKLFPRLKSPEHPQNHVSVTPVVPQEIAPEVAAPKRGPESQIKAEKKTELRVLVDSDRTPSNTASVGRRGPPPPPQPPPGVPHLGWLQRYTLREIEVATKGLSGGNVIGEGGHGIVYRGVLEDDTIVAVKNLSNNSGQAEKEFKVELAVIGRVKHKNLVKLLGYCVEGAYRMLVYEYVENGNLDDWLHGHIGVSPLTWNIRMNIILGTAKGLAYLHESLEPKVVHRNIKSSNILLDREWKPKMSDFGLAKLLDSENTHVTTRVMGTHGYIAPEYAWTGMLNEKSDTYSFGILIMEIISGRCPVDHSRPDGEVNLIDWLKTMVENRKSEEVVDPKLPEMPSSKALKHVLLVALMCVDPNASERPKMGQVIHMLEEVDLLLRHESRFDREHTRAHRDYKQQNHQSFNLR is encoded by the exons ATGTCAATATACGGCCTATCCTTCGTTGACAAGCAGCTCTCTCGAAAAACCTCAATACTTGGACTCCGCCTGTGGATTCTCATCTCAATCATCGCCGGATCAGTCATCCTCCTCACCCTACTCCTCTCCtgcctctgcttctcctcttgcCGCCGCCGTCGCCGCCGCAATTCCACCAATCTCCTCCACCGCCGCAAATCCACCAAGCTCTTCCCCCGCCTCAAGTCCCCCGAACACCCCCAGAACCACGTGTCCGTCACGCCGGTCGTACCACAAGAGATCGCGCCCGAAGTCGCCGCACCGAAGCGCGGCCCGGAGTCGCAGATCAAGGCCGAGAAGAAGACGGAGCTCAGGGTTTTAGTGGACTCCGATCGGACGCCATCGAATACCGCGTCTGTTGGCCGCAGAggaccaccgccaccgccacagCCGCCGCCGGGGGTTCCGCATCTAG GTTGGTTGCAGCGGTACACGTTGAGGGAGATTGAGGTGGCTACAAAGGGATTGTCTGGTGGAAATGTGATCGGTGAAGGGGGTCATGGTATTGTTTATCGCGGTGTATTGGAAGATGATACTATTGTGGCTGTGAAGAATTTGTCCAATAACAG TGGTCAGGCTGAGAAAGAGTTTAAAGTGGAGTTAGCAGTAATTGGGCGGGTAAAACACAAAAACCTCGTCAAGTTGTTGGGTTACTGCGTGGAGGGAGCTTACCG GATGCTTGTATATGAGTATGTAGAAAATGGGAATTTGGACGACTGGCTTCATGGACATATAGGAGTTAGTCCCTTAACATGGAATATCCGTATGAATATCATTTTGGGAACAGCGAAAGG ATTGGCATATCTCCATGAGAGTCTTGAACCGAAGGTTGTCCATCGAAATATAAAATCGAGCAACATACTACTTGATCGTGAATGGAAACCTAAGATGTCTGATTTTGGGCTGGCTAAGCTCTTGGATTCTGAGAACACTCATGTGACAACTCGCGTGATGGGAACACATGG TTATATTGCACCTGAATATGCTTGGACTGGTATGTTGAATGAGAAGAGTGATACCTATAGCTTTGGAATACTTATAATGGAGATAATTTCTGGAAGATGCCCTGTTGACCATAGTAGACCGGATGGAGAG GTGAATTTGATTGATTGGTTGAAGACAATGGTTGAAAATAGAAAATCCGAAGAAGTTGTGGATCCAAAGCTACCTGAGATGCCTTCTTCAAAAGCACTCAAACATGTCCTGTTGGTTGCCCTTATGTGTGTAGATCCTAATGCTTCAGAAAGACCCAAAATGGGACAGGTGATCCACATGCTTGAGGAAGTTGACCTTCTATTACGACAT GAAAGCAGATTTGATAGAGAACATACCCGTGCCCATCGTGATTATAAGCAACAGAATCATCAATCTTTCAACCTTAGGTGA
- the LOC131333315 gene encoding protein BPS1, chloroplastic-like, whose translation MSRPHEQHRPSFPFGNPFKKIFPKGSYLSPRLLGLLNTFEDALAERFRKLKPRDREDVLSLSWMTFAMELLCQTHSDIITIITELELPVCDWDDKWIDLYLDNSVKLLDICIAFSSELSRFNQGHLLLQCALHNLNACPSKQLVRACSSLDGWRQHIGSKNPKLQNCFAILNSLTETLDLPKIKNSAKGKVLMRAMYGVKVLTVFVCSTFAAAFSSSANKLVDLHVLETCLWAEAFEDVQAYVNEEIRNIFSSGRATVVKELEAVHLSVKTLYPMIQGVDPIEAEALQTSISKLGKRAERLSQGLDLLTKQVDGFFQIVLTGRDSLLSNLRVGSIVPDPTNNVQGHGVS comes from the coding sequence ATGAGTCGTCCGCACGAGCAACATCGTCCTTCCTTCCCTTTTGGGAATCCATTcaaaaagatatttcctaaggGTTCATATTTGTCTCCAAGGCTTCTAGGATTGTTAAACACTTTTGAGGATGCCTTGGCAGAGAGATTCAGGAAGCTTAAGCCAAGAGACAGGGAAGATGTCCTTAGCTTATCATGGATGACATTCGCAATGGAGTTGCTTTGCCAAACTCATTCCGACATAATAACTATAATTACGGAGCTTGAACTCCCTGTCTGTGATTGGGACGATAAATGGATTGATTTGTACTTGGATAATAGTGTGAAGCTGCTTGATATTTGCATTGCCTTCAGTTCTGAGCTCTCACGGTTCAATCAGGGCCACCTTCTGCTTCAGTGTGCCTTGCACAACTTGAATGCCTGCCCCTCAAAGCAGCTTGTACGAGCTTGCTCTTCACTTGATGGCTGGAGGCAGCACATTGGTTCAAAGAATCCCAAACTTCAGAACTGTTTTGCCATTTTAAATAGTCTAACTGAGACACTTGACCTGCCTAAAATCAAGAATTCTGCCAAAGGAAAGGTCTTAATGAGAGCGATGTATGGAGTTAAGGTGTTAACTGTGTTTGTATGCAGCACCTTTGCTGCCGCCTTCTCAAGTTCTGCAAATAAGTTGGTGGATTTACATGTTCTAGAGACCTGTTTGTGGGCAGAAGCTTTTGAAGATGTACAGGCTTATGTAAATGAGGAGATTAGAAATATATTTTCGAGTGGAAGGGCTACGGTAGTGAAGGAGCTTGAAGCAGTTCATCTAAGTGTCAAGACGTTGTACCCCATGATACAAGGGGTGGATCCCATTGAAGCTGAAGCACTCCAGACCTCTATCTCCAAGTTAGGAAAGAGGGCAGAAAGACTTTCACAGGGACTAGATCTTCTCACAAAGCAGGTGGATGGCTTCTTCCAAATTGTCCTAACTGGACGTGACTCTTTGCTTTCTAATCTTAGAGTTGGCAGTATTGTCCCTGATCCTACTAACAATGTGCAAGGGCATGGTGTGAGCTGA